A stretch of the Pseudomonas sp. ACM7 genome encodes the following:
- a CDS encoding nitrite reductase — protein MRRMILAQLLWVSTAQAGAAAPAFEQAAENYQQHCQSCHGINRLGGAGPALLPESLSRIKPDEIRSVIQNGRPASQMAGYATVFSPTQIDALVDYLQQPPATPPTWSNDEILGSHSMLADLGKLPTTPQHGADPLNLFVVVEAGDHHIDILDGDRFEVLARFASHFAVHGGPKFSPDGRFVYFASRDGWISLYDLHNLKLIAEVRAGLNTRNLAVSKDGRWVLVGNYLPGNLVVLDARDLSLVKTIPAIGQDGTASRVSAVYSAPPRDSFIVALKDVKEVWELSWAGTPDFEPRRIPAGDFLDDFSFSPDYKQLLATSRKAQGGQVIDLDSGKVVTDIPLPGMPHLGSGTYWKRNGEWVFATPNISKGLISVIDFKTWKLIKEIPTLGPGFFMRSHVNSRYAWSDVFFGPDNDAIHLIDKQTLEIAHTLRPMPGKTAAHVEFTRDGRYLLLSIWATDGALIVYDSNSLKEIKRIPMNKPSGKYNVGNKIEFAEGTSH, from the coding sequence ATGAGGCGCATGATCCTTGCCCAGCTTTTATGGGTCAGTACGGCCCAGGCCGGCGCAGCGGCTCCGGCATTTGAACAGGCGGCGGAAAACTATCAGCAGCATTGCCAGAGCTGTCACGGCATTAACCGTCTCGGCGGTGCGGGGCCGGCGTTGTTGCCGGAGAGTCTCAGCCGGATCAAACCAGACGAAATTCGCAGCGTGATCCAGAACGGCCGCCCCGCGAGCCAAATGGCCGGGTATGCCACTGTGTTCAGCCCCACGCAGATCGACGCGCTGGTGGATTACCTTCAGCAACCGCCCGCCACCCCGCCCACCTGGAGCAATGACGAAATTCTCGGCAGTCACTCGATGCTCGCGGATCTCGGCAAACTGCCCACCACGCCCCAGCATGGCGCCGACCCGCTGAACCTGTTCGTGGTGGTGGAAGCCGGCGACCATCACATCGACATCCTCGACGGTGACCGCTTTGAAGTGCTGGCGCGGTTTGCTTCGCACTTTGCCGTGCATGGCGGGCCGAAGTTTTCGCCGGACGGACGCTTCGTCTACTTCGCCTCCCGTGACGGCTGGATCAGCCTGTATGACTTGCACAACCTGAAGTTGATCGCCGAGGTCCGCGCCGGTCTCAACACCCGCAACCTGGCGGTGAGCAAGGATGGACGCTGGGTGCTGGTGGGCAACTATTTGCCCGGCAATCTTGTAGTGCTCGATGCCCGCGATCTGTCGCTGGTCAAAACCATTCCCGCCATCGGTCAGGACGGCACCGCGTCACGGGTCAGCGCGGTCTACTCCGCCCCGCCGCGGGACAGTTTTATCGTGGCGCTCAAGGACGTGAAGGAAGTCTGGGAACTGTCCTGGGCCGGCACACCGGATTTCGAACCACGGCGGATCCCGGCCGGGGACTTTCTCGACGATTTCTCTTTTTCACCGGACTACAAACAGCTGCTGGCCACGTCGCGCAAGGCCCAGGGCGGTCAAGTGATCGACCTCGACAGCGGCAAGGTGGTCACCGACATACCGCTGCCGGGCATGCCGCATTTGGGCTCGGGGACCTATTGGAAACGCAACGGCGAGTGGGTGTTCGCCACGCCGAATATCAGCAAGGGGCTGATCTCGGTCATCGACTTCAAGACCTGGAAACTGATCAAGGAAATCCCGACCCTGGGGCCGGGTTTCTTCATGCGCAGTCACGTCAACTCACGGTATGCCTGGAGCGACGTGTTCTTCGGGCCCGACAACGATGCGATCCACCTGATCGACAAACAGACCCTGGAGATCGCCCACACGCTGCGCCCGATGCCCGGCAAAACCGCCGCTCACGTTGAGTTCACCCGTGACGGTCGTTACCTGCTGTTGAGCATTTGGGCCACCGACGGTGCGCTGATCGTTTACGACAGCAACTCCCTGAAGGAGATCAAACGTATTCCGATGAACAAGCCTTCGGGCAAGTACAACGTGGGGAACAAGATTGAGTTTGCCGAGGGGACTTCGCACTAG
- a CDS encoding SDR family NAD(P)-dependent oxidoreductase: MKTEFQDRLAVVTGASSGIGLALCAALLPRGVKVLAMSRTLGELPALQQIYGERLQWFAGDVTSQQDLRELSERAAAMGPVDYLVPNAGIAEMADSLDMQAFQRQWAVNGAGALNTLAALRGELANPASVVFVGSFLTGSSFPGLAACIASKAALAAQARTLAVEFASFDVRINLVSPGPTATSMWDNLGLSEDQLEDTATHLTKRLLPGHFLDAAAVANVIVFQLSQGARGVYGQDWKVDNGYTLG; encoded by the coding sequence ATGAAAACCGAGTTTCAGGATCGTTTGGCGGTGGTCACGGGTGCCAGCTCCGGGATTGGCCTGGCACTGTGCGCCGCGCTGTTACCGCGCGGGGTCAAGGTGCTTGCGATGTCGCGGACCCTCGGTGAATTGCCGGCCTTGCAGCAGATCTACGGCGAACGGTTGCAGTGGTTTGCCGGGGACGTCACGAGCCAGCAAGACCTGCGCGAACTGTCCGAGCGCGCGGCGGCGATGGGTCCCGTGGACTATCTGGTGCCCAACGCGGGGATTGCCGAAATGGCCGACAGCCTGGATATGCAGGCCTTCCAGCGCCAGTGGGCGGTCAACGGTGCTGGGGCGTTGAATACGCTGGCGGCGTTGCGGGGTGAATTGGCGAACCCGGCGTCGGTGGTGTTTGTCGGGAGTTTCCTGACCGGTTCGAGCTTCCCCGGGTTGGCCGCCTGCATTGCCAGCAAGGCTGCGCTCGCGGCTCAGGCGCGGACGCTGGCGGTGGAATTTGCTAGTTTTGATGTACGCATTAATCTGGTCTCGCCGGGACCGACGGCGACCTCGATGTGGGACAACTTGGGGTTGAGCGAAGATCAGCTTGAAGACACCGCTACTCACCTCACCAAACGCCTGCTGCCGGGTCACTTTCTCGACGCGGCGGCGGTGGCCAATGTGATTGTCTTTCAGCTGTCGCAGGGTGCACGGGGTGTCTATGGTCAGGACTGGAAGGTCGATAACGGTTACACCTTGGGCTGA
- a CDS encoding nitrous oxide reductase accessory protein NosL, which produces MSTFYLTTVRAVVGLMMCLLLTACDNPAQATYSSAAAAFHPSDECHVCGMIINGFPGPKGEVVERAGVKKFCSTAEMIGWWLQPENHHGDARLYVHDMGRSPWNAPDDAHLIDAKDAFYVVGTQLKGAMGVVLASFSSREAAEKLAAEQGGHLLRFSEITPALLQQH; this is translated from the coding sequence ATGAGCACGTTTTATCTGACGACGGTCCGCGCTGTGGTGGGCCTGATGATGTGTCTGTTGCTGACGGCCTGTGACAACCCGGCACAAGCCACCTACAGCAGCGCCGCTGCAGCCTTTCATCCCAGTGATGAATGCCATGTCTGCGGAATGATCATCAACGGATTCCCCGGGCCCAAGGGCGAGGTCGTCGAGCGGGCCGGGGTCAAGAAGTTCTGCTCCACGGCGGAAATGATCGGTTGGTGGTTGCAGCCGGAAAATCATCATGGCGATGCCAGACTGTATGTCCACGACATGGGCCGTAGCCCTTGGAATGCGCCGGATGACGCTCACCTGATCGATGCCAAAGACGCGTTCTACGTGGTCGGCACCCAACTCAAAGGTGCCATGGGCGTGGTGCTGGCGTCCTTCTCCAGTCGCGAGGCCGCTGAAAAGCTTGCCGCTGAACAGGGCGGTCACTTGCTGCGGTTCAGCGAGATCACTCCGGCGCTGCTGCAGCAACACTAA
- a CDS encoding ABC transporter permease, which yields MNAVWNMARKEFSDGLRNRWLLAISVLFAVLAIGIAWLGAAASGQLGFTSVPATIASLASLATFLMPLIALLLAYDAIVGEDESGTLLLLLTYPLGRGQILLGKFVGHGLILALATLIGFGCAMLAIAVLVDDVELSLLLWAFGRFMASSTLLGWGFLGLAYVLSSVSAEKSTAAGLALGVWFFFVLVFDLALLALLVLSEGQFNPKVLPWLLLLNPADIYRLINLSGFEPGASTAGVLTLGSDLPMPGSMLWLCLSLWVALPLGSAWLLFRRRAT from the coding sequence ATGAACGCTGTCTGGAACATGGCCCGCAAGGAATTCAGCGACGGTTTGCGCAATCGCTGGTTGCTGGCGATCAGTGTGTTGTTCGCGGTGCTGGCCATCGGCATCGCCTGGCTGGGCGCCGCGGCCTCCGGGCAATTGGGTTTCACGTCGGTGCCGGCTACCATCGCCAGCCTCGCCAGTCTGGCGACGTTTTTGATGCCGTTGATTGCGTTGCTGTTGGCCTATGACGCCATCGTCGGCGAGGACGAGAGCGGCACGTTGCTGCTGTTGCTGACGTATCCGCTGGGTCGCGGGCAGATCCTGCTCGGCAAGTTCGTCGGCCACGGGTTGATCCTGGCGCTGGCGACACTGATCGGTTTCGGCTGCGCCATGCTGGCCATCGCGGTGCTGGTGGACGATGTCGAACTGAGCCTGCTGCTCTGGGCCTTTGGCCGGTTCATGGCGTCGTCGACGTTGCTGGGCTGGGGGTTTCTGGGGCTGGCCTATGTGCTGAGCAGTGTGTCCGCCGAGAAATCCACGGCGGCCGGGCTGGCGTTGGGTGTCTGGTTCTTCTTCGTGCTGGTGTTCGATCTGGCTTTGCTGGCGCTGTTGGTGCTCAGCGAAGGGCAGTTCAACCCCAAAGTGCTGCCCTGGTTGCTGCTGCTCAACCCCGCTGACATCTACCGCCTGATCAACCTCTCCGGTTTTGAGCCCGGCGCCAGTACCGCGGGTGTGCTGACGCTGGGCAGCGATTTGCCGATGCCGGGCTCGATGCTCTGGCTGTGCCTGTCGCTCTGGGTGGCGCTGCCATTGGGCTCGGCCTGGCTGTTGTTTCGTCGCCGGGCGACATGA
- a CDS encoding ABC transporter ATP-binding protein, with product MNVIDLQGVSQRYGRATVLHRLNLSLAEGEVLGLFGHNGAGKTTSMKLVLGLLQPSEGQVRVFGRLPSDPHVRRLLGYLPENVTFYPQLSGRETLRHFARLKGAASAQVDVLLEEVGLAGAAYRRVKTYSKGMRQRLGLAQALLGEPRLLLLDEPTVGLDPIATQDLYRLLDRLRSQGTSIILCSHVLPGVEAHINRAAILTQGRLLALGSLHSLREEAGLPTLIRANGLKHAGPLQQRWNNAGHVTERWGVEGLEVAALNGSKLGLLRQLLNEDEPADLEIHQPSLEDIYRYYMSRAAAAPIGEAV from the coding sequence ATGAACGTCATCGACCTACAAGGCGTGAGCCAGCGCTATGGGCGCGCCACCGTGTTGCATCGGTTGAACCTCAGCCTGGCGGAAGGTGAAGTGCTGGGTTTGTTCGGGCACAACGGCGCGGGCAAGACCACCAGCATGAAACTGGTGCTTGGCCTGCTCCAGCCCAGCGAAGGGCAGGTCAGGGTGTTCGGCCGTTTGCCCAGTGATCCCCACGTGCGGCGCTTGCTTGGTTATCTGCCGGAGAACGTGACCTTTTACCCGCAGCTGAGCGGTCGTGAGACCTTGCGCCATTTCGCGCGACTCAAAGGCGCCGCGTCCGCTCAGGTGGACGTACTGCTGGAGGAGGTCGGCCTGGCCGGTGCGGCGTATCGGCGGGTCAAGACCTACTCCAAAGGCATGCGCCAACGCCTGGGGCTGGCGCAAGCGCTGCTCGGCGAGCCGCGTTTGTTGCTGCTAGACGAGCCGACCGTCGGCCTCGATCCCATCGCCACCCAGGATCTTTATCGCTTGCTCGATCGCCTGCGCAGCCAGGGCACCAGCATCATTCTCTGTTCTCACGTGTTGCCGGGTGTTGAGGCGCACATCAACCGCGCAGCGATTCTGACCCAGGGCCGCCTGCTGGCTCTGGGCAGTCTGCACAGTTTGCGCGAGGAAGCCGGGTTGCCGACGCTGATTCGCGCCAACGGCCTGAAGCACGCCGGGCCCTTGCAGCAACGCTGGAACAACGCCGGGCACGTCACCGAGCGCTGGGGCGTCGAAGGTCTTGAAGTCGCCGCGCTCAATGGCAGCAAGCTCGGGCTGTTGCGCCAACTGCTCAATGAAGACGAACCGGCTGACTTGGAAATCCATCAGCCGTCTCTGGAAGATATTTACCGCTACTACATGAGCCGGGCCGCTGCGGCGCCGATCGGGGAGGCCGTATGA
- a CDS encoding nitrous oxide reductase family maturation protein NosD, producing MTDSKGNPVKVIALALLLMSGSALAVQPITTLPLTVDADQRWHLPAGEYRGSFSVDQPMQIVCEPGAVFQGEGQGNGLIISAPDVGIEGCTFLDWGHDLTAMNAAVFIQPKAHGAVIKGNRLQGQGFGIWVDGTADVSLIDNRIQGDPTMRSQDRGNGIHLYAVHGAKVIGNQVRDTRDGIYIDTSNGNLLQGNTLEDLRYGVHYMFANDNQLIGNTTRRTRTGYALMQSRKLTVIGNRSEQDQNYGILMNYITYSTLRDNFVTDVRDGSTGDSMISGAEGKALFIYNSLFNSIEHNHFEHSAVGIHLTAGSEDNRIADNAFVGNQRQVKYVATRLQEWSADGRGNYWSDYLGWDRNNDGLGDIAYEPNDNVDRLLWLYPQVRLLMNSPGIELLRWVQRAFPVMKSPGVLDSHPLMKSSTQTLTQEPNA from the coding sequence ATGACTGATAGCAAGGGAAACCCGGTGAAGGTCATTGCGCTTGCGCTCCTACTGATGTCCGGCAGCGCGCTGGCGGTGCAACCCATCACCACGTTGCCGTTGACGGTGGATGCCGATCAACGCTGGCACCTGCCGGCAGGGGAATACCGTGGTTCGTTCAGCGTCGATCAACCGATGCAGATTGTCTGCGAGCCGGGCGCGGTATTTCAGGGCGAGGGGCAGGGCAACGGTTTGATCATCAGTGCGCCGGATGTCGGCATTGAGGGCTGCACCTTTCTGGACTGGGGCCACGACCTCACGGCCATGAACGCGGCAGTGTTTATCCAGCCCAAGGCCCATGGCGCGGTGATTAAAGGCAATCGCCTGCAAGGCCAGGGGTTCGGTATCTGGGTCGACGGCACTGCGGATGTGAGCCTGATCGACAACCGCATTCAGGGTGATCCGACGATGCGCTCGCAAGATCGCGGCAACGGCATTCATCTGTATGCCGTGCATGGCGCCAAGGTCATTGGCAACCAGGTGCGCGACACCCGCGATGGCATCTACATCGACACCTCCAACGGCAACCTGCTGCAAGGCAATACCCTGGAAGACCTGCGCTACGGCGTGCATTACATGTTCGCCAACGATAACCAACTGATCGGTAACACCACCCGCCGTACCCGCACCGGCTACGCCTTGATGCAAAGCCGCAAGCTCACGGTGATCGGCAATCGCTCCGAACAGGATCAGAACTACGGGATCCTGATGAACTACATCACCTATTCAACCTTGCGTGACAACTTCGTCACTGACGTGCGCGACGGCTCGACCGGCGACAGCATGATCAGCGGCGCCGAGGGCAAGGCGTTGTTCATCTACAACTCGCTGTTCAACAGCATCGAACACAACCACTTCGAGCACAGCGCCGTGGGCATCCATCTCACCGCGGGCTCGGAAGATAACCGCATCGCCGACAACGCTTTTGTTGGCAACCAGCGGCAGGTCAAGTACGTCGCCACCCGCTTGCAGGAATGGTCAGCGGATGGCCGGGGCAATTACTGGAGCGATTACCTGGGCTGGGACCGCAACAACGACGGCCTCGGCGATATCGCCTACGAACCCAATGACAACGTCGACCGTCTGCTGTGGCTGTACCCGCAGGTGCGACTGTTGATGAACAGCCCCGGCATCGAGTTGCTGCGCTGGGTGCAACGGGCCTTTCCGGTGATGAAATCGCCGGGAGTGCTCGACAGTCATCCGCTGATGAAGTCATCCACTCAAACCCTGACCCAGGAGCCCAACGCATGA
- the nosZ gene encoding TAT-dependent nitrous-oxide reductase, whose amino-acid sequence MMNDTESKKTTEVPEPTGLSRRGFLGTSAVTGAVLAGATAIGGAVFTRETWAAAAKDAQLKTHVGPGELDQYYGFWSGGHQGEVRIMGIPSMRELLRVPVFNVDSATGWGLTNESKRIMGDSAHFRNGDCHHPHLSMTDGKYDGKYLFINDKANSRVARIRLDIMKCDKMLTVPNVQAVHGLRLQKVPHTKYVFANAEFVIPHPNDGSTFDLQDKNSYTMFNAIDAEKMEMAFQVIVDGNLDNTDADYTGKYAASTCYNSEKAYDLGGMMRNERDWVVVFNIQRVEAAIKAGKFITVGDSKVPVVDGRKNDGKDSEFTRYIPVPKNPHGINMTPDGKYFIAAGKLSPTCTIIATAKLDDLFDDKLKDPRDAVVGEPELGLGPLHTTYDGRGNAYTTLFIDSQVVKWNVEEAVRAYTGEKVNYIKQKLDVQYQPGHNHASLTETREADGQWLMVLSKFSKDRFLPTGPLHPENDQLIDISGEEMKLVHDGPAFAEPHDCVMARRDQIKTKKIWDRNDPFFAETVAIAAKDGIKLETDNKVIRDGNKVRVYMTSMAPAYGLPEFTVKQGNEVTVTITNIDQIEDVTHGFVMTNHGVSMEISPQQTSSITFIADKAGLHWYYCSWFCHALHMEMVGRMKVEKA is encoded by the coding sequence CTGATGAACGACACAGAATCCAAAAAGACCACTGAAGTGCCGGAACCGACCGGCCTCAGTCGTCGCGGCTTCCTGGGCACCAGCGCGGTGACCGGTGCGGTACTGGCCGGCGCCACGGCCATTGGTGGCGCGGTCTTCACCCGTGAGACATGGGCGGCAGCGGCCAAGGACGCGCAACTGAAAACCCACGTCGGGCCGGGCGAGCTGGACCAGTACTATGGTTTCTGGAGTGGCGGCCATCAGGGGGAAGTGCGGATCATGGGCATTCCGTCGATGCGCGAGTTGTTGCGTGTTCCGGTGTTCAACGTCGATTCCGCCACCGGTTGGGGCCTGACCAACGAAAGCAAACGGATCATGGGCGACAGCGCGCATTTCCGGAATGGCGACTGCCACCACCCGCATTTGTCCATGACTGACGGCAAGTACGACGGCAAATACCTGTTCATTAACGACAAGGCCAACAGCCGCGTTGCGCGCATCCGTCTGGACATCATGAAGTGCGACAAGATGCTCACCGTGCCCAATGTGCAGGCCGTTCACGGGCTACGCCTGCAAAAAGTGCCGCACACAAAATACGTGTTCGCCAATGCCGAATTCGTGATTCCTCACCCCAATGACGGCAGCACCTTCGACCTGCAGGACAAGAACAGCTACACCATGTTCAACGCCATCGATGCCGAGAAAATGGAGATGGCCTTCCAGGTCATCGTTGACGGCAACCTCGATAACACCGACGCCGATTACACCGGCAAGTACGCGGCTTCTACCTGCTACAACTCGGAGAAGGCCTACGACCTGGGCGGCATGATGCGCAATGAGCGCGATTGGGTGGTGGTGTTCAACATTCAACGCGTTGAAGCGGCGATCAAGGCCGGCAAGTTCATCACCGTGGGCGACTCCAAGGTGCCGGTGGTCGACGGCCGTAAAAACGACGGCAAGGACAGCGAGTTCACCCGCTACATCCCGGTGCCGAAGAACCCCCACGGGATCAATATGACGCCCGATGGCAAGTACTTCATTGCCGCCGGCAAACTCTCGCCCACTTGCACGATCATCGCCACCGCGAAGCTGGATGATCTGTTCGACGACAAACTGAAGGACCCGCGTGACGCGGTGGTCGGCGAGCCGGAACTGGGTCTGGGCCCGCTGCACACCACCTACGACGGCCGCGGCAATGCCTACACCACGCTGTTTATCGACAGCCAGGTAGTGAAGTGGAACGTGGAGGAGGCCGTTCGCGCCTACACCGGCGAGAAGGTCAACTACATCAAGCAGAAACTCGACGTGCAGTATCAGCCGGGGCACAACCATGCGTCGCTGACCGAAACCCGCGAGGCCGACGGCCAATGGCTGATGGTGCTCAGCAAGTTTTCCAAGGACCGCTTCCTGCCGACCGGCCCGCTGCACCCGGAAAACGATCAGTTGATCGATATTTCCGGCGAGGAAATGAAACTGGTGCACGACGGCCCGGCCTTTGCCGAACCCCACGACTGCGTCATGGCCCGCCGCGACCAGATCAAGACCAAGAAGATCTGGGACCGCAACGACCCGTTTTTCGCCGAGACCGTAGCGATCGCCGCCAAAGACGGGATCAAGCTGGAGACCGACAACAAGGTCATCCGCGACGGTAACAAAGTCCGCGTCTACATGACCTCGATGGCCCCGGCCTACGGCCTGCCGGAGTTCACCGTCAAGCAGGGCAACGAGGTCACGGTGACCATCACCAACATCGACCAGATTGAAGACGTGACCCACGGCTTCGTGATGACCAACCATGGCGTCAGCATGGAGATCAGCCCGCAGCAGACCTCATCGATCACCTTCATCGCCGACAAGGCCGGCCTGCACTGGTACTACTGCAGCTGGTTCTGCCATGCGCTGCACATGGAAATGGTCGGTCGCATGAAGGTCGAGAAGGCCTGA
- the nosR gene encoding transcriptional regulator NosR, producing MTESPFEISEPMTIHQPSIHGNLRAWGVGLVVMLMLMLATFEEVQAKQYGDIEQQRIEKTFPLTDSVSAPEGPFKVRTLSAAGKVLGYVFQSLDVVDIPAYSGKPINTQVILDTTGMIQDAYVLEHHEPILLIGIPEAKLHGFSAKYKGIKVSQRVVVGHSSDPNAVTVDAIAGATVTAMVVNEVIMRAAHEVAVSLKLIEDTAGVARKPATVRLDFFEPATWEQLTGNGAIRRLNLTRGQVDAAFKGTDAEGVENAAADQVDETFIELYTADLNPPTIGRALLGDNQYRFLMQDLKPGEQAIAVLGRGLFSYKGSGYVRGGIFDRVQLRQFGNVISFRDMDHQRLSDVFAKGMPEFTEMSIFIVREPAKFDPGSPWSLELLVRRQTGPLSGTFSSFELPYQLPEPYLERPLPSAEELAALEEASRPMWLTIWYQKHFQIGVLGAALLLLTAILFLQDKFTRRPHFLHWLRRGYLVFTVVFIGWYALGQLSVVNVLTFVHALFERFRWELFLTDPLIFMLWVFAAASILLWGRGVFCGWLCPFGALQELINEAARKLKIPQYELPFAVHERLWAIKYIILLLLFGISLESMSTAELFAEVEPFKTVITLRFDRQWWFVLYAVALLLINIFTRKVYCRYICPLGAALAIPTKLRLFDWLKRRKDCGTPCQLCAKECEIQAIHPDGRINANECHYCLDCQMTYQNDNKCPPLINKRKKRGKPAPAAVQLIPVVEVTALE from the coding sequence ATGACCGAAAGCCCTTTTGAAATCAGCGAACCCATGACAATCCATCAGCCTTCGATACACGGCAACCTGCGCGCCTGGGGCGTCGGGCTGGTGGTCATGCTGATGCTGATGCTCGCCACCTTCGAGGAGGTGCAGGCCAAGCAGTACGGTGACATCGAGCAGCAGCGCATCGAGAAAACCTTCCCTCTGACCGATTCCGTTTCCGCCCCCGAAGGCCCGTTCAAGGTGCGCACACTGTCCGCCGCCGGCAAGGTGCTTGGTTATGTGTTCCAAAGCCTGGACGTGGTGGATATTCCGGCCTACTCGGGCAAACCGATCAACACCCAAGTGATTCTCGACACGACCGGCATGATTCAGGATGCCTATGTGCTGGAACACCACGAGCCGATTCTGCTGATAGGCATCCCTGAGGCAAAACTTCACGGCTTCAGCGCCAAATACAAAGGCATCAAGGTCAGCCAGCGGGTCGTCGTCGGCCACTCCAGTGACCCGAACGCGGTCACGGTCGATGCCATCGCCGGCGCAACCGTCACGGCGATGGTGGTCAACGAGGTCATCATGCGCGCCGCCCATGAGGTGGCCGTATCGCTGAAACTGATCGAGGACACGGCCGGTGTGGCACGCAAGCCCGCCACCGTACGGCTGGACTTTTTCGAGCCCGCCACCTGGGAACAACTGACCGGCAACGGTGCCATCCGCCGCTTGAACCTGACCCGTGGCCAGGTCGACGCCGCCTTCAAGGGCACCGACGCCGAAGGCGTGGAAAACGCCGCCGCCGATCAGGTGGATGAGACCTTTATCGAGCTCTACACCGCCGACCTGAATCCGCCGACCATCGGCCGCGCGCTGCTGGGCGACAATCAATATCGATTCCTCATGCAAGACCTCAAGCCCGGCGAACAGGCCATCGCGGTGCTGGGTCGTGGGCTGTTTTCCTATAAAGGCTCGGGGTATGTGCGCGGCGGGATTTTCGATCGGGTGCAATTGCGCCAGTTCGGCAACGTCATCAGTTTTCGCGACATGGACCATCAGCGGCTCTCCGACGTGTTCGCCAAGGGCATGCCGGAATTCACTGAGATGTCGATTTTCATTGTGCGCGAACCGGCGAAGTTTGATCCGGGATCGCCCTGGTCCCTGGAGTTGCTGGTGCGTCGCCAGACCGGGCCGCTCAGTGGCACGTTCAGCAGCTTTGAACTGCCTTATCAATTGCCCGAGCCGTACCTTGAACGGCCACTGCCCAGCGCCGAAGAACTGGCGGCCCTCGAGGAAGCCAGCCGACCAATGTGGTTGACCATCTGGTACCAGAAACACTTCCAGATCGGCGTCCTCGGGGCTGCGTTGCTGCTGCTGACGGCCATCCTGTTCCTGCAAGACAAGTTCACCCGCCGGCCGCATTTTCTGCACTGGCTGCGCCGCGGTTACCTGGTCTTTACCGTGGTGTTTATCGGCTGGTATGCGCTGGGGCAGTTGTCGGTGGTCAATGTCCTGACCTTTGTGCATGCGCTGTTCGAGCGCTTCCGCTGGGAGCTGTTTCTCACCGATCCGCTGATCTTCATGCTCTGGGTCTTCGCCGCCGCGAGCATTCTGCTGTGGGGTCGCGGCGTGTTCTGCGGCTGGCTGTGTCCGTTTGGCGCCTTGCAAGAGTTGATCAACGAGGCCGCGCGCAAGCTGAAAATCCCTCAATACGAATTGCCGTTCGCGGTGCATGAGCGCTTGTGGGCGATCAAATACATCATTTTGCTTCTGCTGTTCGGCATCTCCCTGGAGTCGATGTCCACCGCCGAGCTGTTCGCCGAGGTGGAGCCGTTCAAGACCGTCATCACCCTCAGGTTCGACCGCCAGTGGTGGTTCGTGCTCTACGCGGTGGCGCTGCTGCTCATCAACATCTTCACGCGCAAAGTCTATTGCCGCTACATCTGCCCGTTGGGGGCGGCGCTGGCGATTCCGACCAAACTGCGCCTGTTCGACTGGCTCAAACGCCGCAAGGACTGCGGCACACCCTGCCAACTGTGCGCCAAGGAATGCGAGATCCAGGCGATTCACCCCGATGGCCGGATCAATGCCAACGAGTGCCACTACTGCCTCGATTGCCAGATGACGTACCAGAACGACAACAAATGCCCGCCGCTGATCAACAAGCGCAAGAAGCGCGGCAAACCGGCACCCGCCGCTGTGCAACTGATACCTGTCGTGGAAGTGACCGCTCTGGAATGA